The window CAGTAAAGGACAAATCAGTGGAATCAGGAATCACTTCCATCACAATCCTGTGCCTTGCTTCTGAATACCACCCAACAATTGAACTCATATGTGGAAGAAACAGAGCTTTCCAGAGCTCTGGAGCAAAATCAATCCGTGAGAAGAAAGGATCAACAATAAACATCTCGAGAATGTGAAGAACTGAATTGTGAACATTGTCCCGCAGTCTCCACAGGTAAGAAAGGTTGAGATGGGCCCAAGCAGAGAGGTAGAAATTGGGGACTCCTGCAGTTCTCTGGTCAGAGTTCAACATTGCACATACTTGTAACATTTTTTCTGCATGGTCTAATCGTGCAAGCTTAGTTTCCATGTTGGAGGTATTGATAGCTTCTTCAAGGGCATCAATCCCCCAATCCAAATTTGCCAATACTGCTTGATCAGAGTATCGAACTTCTGTGTTTTTCTCACAGCTTCCATCTTCAGCTGCTAATCTCTCTGCACACTGTTCTTTGTGTTGGGCTCTCTGTTCTTTATTGATCAACTGATCTTGGATGAAACTTCCAACCGTGGTGACCAGGAATCTAACGATATCCTTTTGGTCCATTGCAAACCTGTAGTTTCCAGCCATCTTTGGGAAGACAAGCCAAAATAACAAATTCTTAGTTAATTTTCAAACTTCTGATTTCTAACGCTAGTCATCTAATATTCCCCACTTTCAATTACTGGAATATTGGCTTACCAAGTATGGTTTCTGTGGCATAACCTTCGTCCataatatatgaatttataGCTATTTACTGGATAATTGAGTATGCATTTCTCAAACACAAACCAAATTTAATCCCAACTCAGTATACTGAGCGGTGGACAGTCAAATTATTGATTTGATTCCAACTCATAGTAGCCGACCACAACACAAATAGTAACCAAATTTCTCGAAGACGACTGTAAATACAATCCTCGCTTTCAGCAGACTGACAAAAGAAGTATAGAAAAACGATATCCCAAAACTAAACCAAATACTCTCCCAATTTTGAAAACCTCTACATtcagaaatttaaaattcttttattttcccacattttctcagcaaccaaatggagcatGAGAGAAgaggataaaaataaaaccctagcctctGTGTATAAATAAACAACTATGTGAGAAAACATCAAGAAAGAAAACTGCATAATTACATCAATTCAAAAAGGGAAACAAAACAttaaatcaattcaaataaaaaattttaaattcttttcaagTAAATATCAAGATTTTCTCAAACACCAAAACCCTTGAAACCACATCAAAACACAGAGACATAGCAAATCTATATGGTCAAAAGCACAGAAACTGAGTGCAAGTCGCTCAgcatttttatcttaaaaaaaataaacagatCCTTCATCTTCCCTTGCAACACAAACAAGCAAAAGATCGTAACGACAGAAACGGACTGAATCGCACAGTGACTGAAAGAGCAGAGAACGATGCTTACTGTAATCTCGTAATGGGAGATGGATGATCAATCAGCCACCTACTCATCAGTCTCTCCAGAATACTCCATTGAGATTCAAAATGGAGAGTGAAATCTCTATTTGAATTGAattgtagagagagagagggcgGCTTTTGGTTTTGGATTGAAGGAGCATGGCCGGCTTTGGATGTTGCCATGTCCAAGCAAACCGTGgactgaaaataaattttttaatactccCTCCCTCATTTGAATAATCCACTGATAACGGAGGGAGGAGCATTGCGCTTTTTTGGCCAAGTCTTCTCAATTGTTTCAACTCCAAACAAATCACATCggttaaaattcaaaaatgacCAATTTTCCACCTTCCTTCCTTGCCTCCACTTTCATTTGGCGGGAAGCATACCCGTCATAAGACTCATAACTACATCCCATTGTCGGACACCCCCTTCCTTAGtgtttctatatattttttttttttatgtaataaataatttcaCATACCTTTACCGGTGAAActgttccctttttttttttttttttaacaaagtaagtgtttgataaaccaattaccttaaaaaataatttaataacttaagtaaattaatatattttataaaataacttaataatatgacttaaaataaaaaataactttaaataataagtaaaatcaattaaattgtttttaaccccatagttttattttatctttttacttttatttatcttaattatttttacgatcttctttgttattttacttataataataattaaataataaattttaaattaataacttaattataatttaacttaaaatcattttaatttcttaaataataagtattaaattttatcgaTCAGCCCGTGAAAATTAAAACTCGTGTCTTTTTacccttaattattttaatcaaaatttctaCTTTCCATATTGAGTAAGTATAAAAGCAACCGTCTAGTCAAATCTATGTTGCAGATCTCACCACCACGccaagattatatatatatatatatatatatatatatatatatatatatatatccacagAGTCATTCCTACCCACCTCGAAATTGtccttttctctttgttctTAATGCTTATTTAGGACAAAATGTCGTTCTTAACTAAGAATATATACGTATTTTCTAGTAGCTATGACAAAATAACTCCAAGCTGCATTTGAATTTGTCAAAGTACTTAATTTGTATTAGAAACCCGACAAAGGGGAACCGTAGGATTTCACCAAGAATCAAGCTTCCAGTCTTCCACCCTCTAGTCTCTACACGCTACAGCAATAGCACCTTTTCTTCGTCGTTGTCCACTACTAGTCTAGTTGTAAAAATGAGGAATCATCGTAATGGGCCTCATATTCAGGCTTAAGTTTTTAGCTGGGCCCCATATTATGCAAAGTCCAGTATTGGGCCGTTTAAGTTTGGGCAGTGCAAAGGCCGTCCATATAGAGAGGAGAGGGATAGCCGACGCAGGAGTTGCGGTGTGGGCCATGATAATGGCCGAGTTAACGGCGCCATTAGCGTAATGGCAGACCGCTGGACATCACTCAATATCGAATTTGACGTCCAACAGTGATATCAATTCGAAAGAAGCAGGAAGTTGCTTAAGAATTTTATGCAGGGCAAGTGTATGTCTCATGGATGCGTTTTCTGTTTAGTTATCGCAAAACAGTGTTCGATAATAATCTTCTCGTATTTCATAacagtaaatatatttttttaaaataggagaaaattaCTATTAACCGTTTTTAAGAAACGTGTcttatatttctataaatacattttttttaatttaataaatatgagattttcattctgacttttaaattttaatataatttaatttgacttaaatttaaataaaattgaatgttgAATGTTGGATAAActaatttactaatttaaaataattattattaattttatcaaatatctcctaaatttttaaattaatttatttttattggtgtCTAAATGTTACTAAatgttaagttatttatttttattcatatttagaCGTTGAATGTGGTTTTTACATatgttataattattatattgcttctgattttgattttaaaattattaatcctaaaataataataatttaacacattttcaaatattctaaaatatcaaaatttatttctatgataaaaaaaaatgataatcatTAATTTGTTAAGATATCATAGGTTACCAAATGATGGTAAAATCAGTTGCTCTTATATATATACCGATTGATTTTTAgattaaattcttaaaacttAATCTAATAACTGACATCATAAGAAGATAAATGAGGAGTTCCTTGAATTTGAGATAGATGGtaatttgttttagttttgttggaattgtttttttattattaatttcttatacaaattaaattattttagggggtgtttggtatgAGAATGAGGAATGAGAgtagacatctcattccttcCCACCTTCATTCTCATGTTTGGATAagttttataaaagtataaattgtataaaaaattgtgaaaaaagtgGATTTTTactcactaatatgaaaatatattaaaaaaagaaccccaccttttttaaattagtattgtcttcatttatttaaaaataatttgaaatacatgcattttttaataattcatataattattccccgaaattttattttacttgtcatgtcatcaataacaATTGACAACTAAACTTCTCCAcgtaaatatttttcttcattttaaatatattttattattattattgttgttattattagtAGTAGTAGTATAAGAAATGGTCTTAActccatttttaatcaatatggAATTACCGATGACTCCTGATatcttagtttttaatttttagtaatCACGAGAAAATGTTAACATAGAAAAAATGCAAACGCAAGACAAGAATCGGAAACAATTTGCACAAATTACTAAAGTGACAACAAATTATTAGGGTTATAAACAAAAGGGGAATGTTACATGACATgctaaaacacaattttttttttattcttttcaaacATTCTTGGCTACCAATAAtcacatgaatttttttttaaaacaacaatatattactttttatccATATATAAATCTCTTGAATCAAAGGTAaagtcaaaaaacaaagaaaatgtccAAATAACCAGAATCCTTGAAATTGACCTAACTTGttatagtgaaaaaaattctaaagagaTCGATGAAAAAACCATAGACTTCATTCTCAATAAAGATTCACTATTTCTAATGTCCACACTCTTCAAACTACCTCACTTTTGCTATGTGAtgtttgtttatgaaaaaaaaaaatatcaaataataataataataaaacatatctaaaatgaagaaaaatatctaggTGTCAAAAAGTTGTAAAGTTAATGACATTACAAGTAAAATggatattttaggaaataattatttgatttattaaagcatgtatttcaaattatttttaaatagatgaaaataacaataattttaaaaacttgggttatcttttttcatatattttcatattaatgaatcaaaattcatttttcccAAAAATCATTATGAGATAAATCAAATCGCTCTTATGAGTAGCACTTCTAGGGATGACAATGTGGCGGGTTTTTTTTTGTACTCGCCTCGCCCCACCCTACCCCTAATGGAATggggttcaattttaataaatgacTTTGAGacgggtttgagattttttttaaaacacggggcgggttcgggtattgccccgtCTCgtcccgattatatataaaattaattttaaaattaatttaatttaaatttttattttactgtttttaatatatagataataataaaatatttttaataaaataagttataaaaaaatataataatttaattatttataaaatatatttattttaatgtaattaagttttttaaaaataatttaaaacaaatttaaattttttaaaaaaaagttaaatggggagggtacgagaatttatcatacccgCCTACCCCATCcaccccgtttaattttttaaatgggacgagatgataattgtttttaataaatgagaCAGGGTTGGGATGGAagcgacccgtcccgaacccgtcccgttgccattcctcaacacttcaatttttcataagttggtgatattttgtttcatttatttaacaagaaaatataaaataatttaaaattactattttacaaTTAGATTTTATTCATAAGATGCCTCATCATCTCATAAcaagtcaatttttttaatcttattatttagtaataaaaaacctttcaaagtttatttttcaaaatgaaaatataaaaaaattattttaaactatgtgTTATAgtattattgtcaatttatttatttttcattcttatttctattattaccaaacattaaaatataaacaaataatcattcttATATTGAATTCCTAAGttgattaaaatactaaaaatagaaTTACTAAATTCGTTTtcatttatcaaaatatatgaataaaaaaaatattcatttttattccttattatagtgtacaaattaaaattttggataaatagtaaaaagaaaaccaaaacatACTTTAAtcatattcaattataaaagtgataaattaaaaatcaaaagttctaaaaatatcttaaacCATAACTCATAAAGTAAGTggctaaaaatatttataaatttttttttaaaaatgtaatgactacaaatataaaaataaagggataatttaaaataaaataaaacattttagaaaataaatttagacaCGTGGACAGTCAGATACAGCTAACTCAAATCAATCAGGTCAACAATAGCATCCAATGAAATCATTAGCACAACTGTAGcatctaaaatataaataaattagagcACATGACATGGATCCGTCgaatggttttaaaaatgaaaaataaagggTAACGATCACCTCACATGAAAATCTTTCTTATCTAATaatctaatatttattattaaaatatttaattttcttatttcttgatatttaaatattacataaaCTCAATTAAATATCAAGACaatcaactaaaaaaacaaatttaataataataaattataaaaagataaaaataaatcaaaatactaaaatagtatAAGATATTAGTTTCACTTTATATTTCAACGTTTCtttaatgatatataaaaataagctAGGAGTggaaaaatagatataaaaataaaattaaactaaaattgttaaaaatattatatattaatatcataaataatagtATCTGAGTTATGAGTCAAATTGATTTATGGTCGAGAATTGAATGGTATAAAGTCTAATAAAGGACAacacaattttgaaaatagtatAAGATATTAGTTTTGCTTTATATTTCATAGTttcattaataatatatgaaaatatattaagtcaagtgaaaaaaaaatgtaaaagtaaaaataaaaataaataaaaatagtagaaaatattatacagtaatattataaataataatacttgAGTTATAAGTCAAATTGATTCATGATCCAGAATTGAATGATATAAAGTATAATTAAGAACAacacaattttgaaaaacattttataacaatagttttcatttattgcatttacattgaaaaaataatgaaaataattaaattatttttttcataccaaaaaatttatatttatttaactataaaaaaatagttttcattattattatttttttcttcccatgaTTCCTTTTAACAACCGAACATAAGTGGTGGGCCAGATATTGAGAAAGTTAATTAGAGAAGAACATCATAAAGGGTGAAAccattaatttaattcaaatgaaatGTGAGGCCCTGAGGGCCTAAGGCCCAGATGATTCTATTAATTGAtcgttttattttaataataatataagttGTATAACAAGATTTCAAATTGTATAAGAAATACGATACGAGACTTTAGGGGATAGGAGCCCGTTGATATATATTGTTGTCGCTTTCCTCCACGTGGATTGTGGAACTCGAATTATGTTGCTTTTGTTAACCATGGTTAACACCTGGAGTACTTCTAACCATACCTTGAAGTAGATCGTGACGCGTGTCAGATATCAACGGCCAAGATCCAAAGCAAGAAGATATTCGAGAAGCAATGACTCTATTTATCACCGCGTCCCACGCCTAACCCTAGCGTCAGTCCTGAGTCGTCCTTATCCTTGACGTGAATTCACTGAGTCTGCGATGGCAAACCCTAAGGTCTTCTTTGACATGTCCGTCGGCGGTGTGCCTGCCGGTCGGATCGTGATGGAGCTTTTCGCCGACACCACTCCCCGCACTGCTGAAAACTTCCGAGCACTCTGCACCGGCGAGAAGGGAAACGGCCGCAGCGGAAAGCCTCTGCACTACAAGGGATCTAAGTTCCACCGGGTCATCCCTGGGTTCATGTGCCAGGGAGGCGATTTCACGGCCGGAAACGGTACTGGTGGCGAATCGATCTATGGATCTAAGTTCGCCGACGAGAACTTCATCCACAAGCACACTGGCCCGGGAATCCTATCCATGGCAAACGCTGGTCCCGGAACCAATGGATCACAGTTTTTCATCTGTACAGCCAAGACTTCGTGGCTTGATGGTAAGCACGTGGTGTTTGGGAAGGTGATTGAAGGGCTGGATGTGGTGAAAGCCATTGAGAAGGTCGGATCTTCGTCTGGAACCACCGCCAAGGCTGTTGTGGTCAGTGACTGCGGGCAGCTTAGTTGAATGACTCCTGTGATCTATGAGCCTCGATCTTTACTTTGTCATGTTAGGGTTTGGtgctttttatcttttttttttcatcttttcttgAAGGGTATGCAGTGATTTCGGATCGCTTGTTCCGTGAAGAGAGGGAAGGAGAGGCTTTATTTGAATAAGCTAGGTTTTGTTACCTAGCGTCTTGTTATGCTATGATATGAACCTTCTATCactctaaaaagtgtttttatccTCTGTTTGGCTGTCGGTGAAAACGAAGGAAATCACAATCCTTTTTAAGACGAGCTCCATTTTCACTCACTAGCATGTCTTTCCTCTCAAGCTTTTGCCTGGATCCATATCATATGCCACCAATCTCCAACGTTGAGATTAGAAGACGGTATACAATTTAGCAATATACATACATCACTAGACACGTGACAATATGTAGATCCATAAAGTAAAGGGGTTATGCTAGCGGAATCTGATTTATATATGGGAAAGATGTTCAACTTGTTGGATGAAGACAAGACAACGAAAATTTTCGGTACTTCCTAAAAAGGGATAATCGCCGATACATTGGACT is drawn from Vitis riparia cultivar Riparia Gloire de Montpellier isolate 1030 chromosome 18, EGFV_Vit.rip_1.0, whole genome shotgun sequence and contains these coding sequences:
- the LOC117907082 gene encoding peptidyl-prolyl cis-trans isomerase; the protein is MANPKVFFDMSVGGVPAGRIVMELFADTTPRTAENFRALCTGEKGNGRSGKPLHYKGSKFHRVIPGFMCQGGDFTAGNGTGGESIYGSKFADENFIHKHTGPGILSMANAGPGTNGSQFFICTAKTSWLDGKHVVFGKVIEGLDVVKAIEKVGSSSGTTAKAVVVSDCGQLS